ttgttacctcgcaatacttttatTCTTCCATTCCTCctactctgtactgtacagttTCTTCTGAGCCAGTGTACTGTACCCGGGTACAGTATTGCGAGCTAATGCCAAAGTATTGCGAAGTAACTCAAAACTATTGCAAGAAAACGCTAAATGTATTGCGAGAGAACGCAAAATATTGTGAGGTAAAGCAAAAACAGTCctcaaaaaaaaatcttacgATGACCTTTAAGGGGCTCCTTAGTACTgcgttctttgcacaaaacaaattaaagtaacctttaaTGCTACCAAAataggttttggtagaaggcctgttccTTTAAGTGTGGAGCAATGACATTGATCTGAATAATGTTCAGATCAATGTTGTAGTACCGGTTATGAGACCTCTTTTTGAAAGTCTCGGTCTCAGACCAAGAGGACTCTGGATTTTATTTCAAGACCGGTAAAGACCACAACTGCGGGGATATCACTAAATTGCATGTGTATtatctgatttatttgttaatatCATTACTGTGATTGGATGTAAAACTTCCTGCTTCAAATGCAACCAGTAACTTAACTCATTtcttatttgaaatgtttattaCTGTTAACACTATCACCCCTCCCCGgcccctttcacacacactccagcttTAGCTAATGCAGTGTTCACTTTGTGAGAAATTGAGGGGACAGGGCATGTGGTGACAAATAGTTGTTCCtaagttacatttttgcttGGTCTTGACTCGGTTTTGCCCTGCCTTGGTCTTGACTTGGTCTCAACCCCTCAAAGTCTTGGTCTTGTCTTGGTCTCAATACACTCTGGTCTTGGACATGACTTGGTCTCGGTTTACGTGGTCTTGACTACAACACTTTTCTTTCtaataacttctttgcaatggacatcatataaggtgaggtgtccataaacaatgctaaatgcattaacttgagaatctccacactaccttccattacaaatagacatacggctcagaaggaatgggagaagaaaagtattgcaagtGAACACAAAActtattgcgagggaatgcaaaagtagttcTCAAAAAATttctcgccatgacctttagggggctccgtagaaAAGTACTTGTCAGAGAAACGTGCTGTCAATATAAACATCAAGGATGTTGCTATCTTATTCTACTGCTCTCTGAACAACTCAAAACCTCAATTCATTGTAAAgatttacattgttattatagaAGATTTGATGTCTCAGCAAAAAGCCaatattaagatttttttctcacagATGTGGACAGAAAAgcttttaaacacattaaatatttatctgaATGTGGGATTTTAACATTGTGGCATTACATTCATTACAACTTTTTcctttaattgatttattttatttctcagttGTCTTTCTTCTTACACTGGTAAATAGTGTTACTTGTCTATATGTTGTTCTAGCAATAAAGAGGTGGAAACAAGGAAGTATTTGTCGCTCCTCGGTTGCTCGGGTAAAACGGCTTTCAACGTCATCAAAAGGCGCCTCTCCGTGTGCTGTGCGACTCCAGGGGCAGAGTGCTTTCAAATggtattttgtaaataaaacaagGCCTTTAAAATGCCTATGAAAGGAAGGTTTCCGATCAGGAGGACTCTGGAATACCTCCAGAAGGGCGAcatcatctttaaaaacagagtgAAGATCATGACGGTCAATTACAACACACATGGAGAGCTCAGCGACGGAGCAAGGTCAGAGCTAACAACAACTAGCCAAGACACATTTGCAGCGAAACAACGCAACTAagtaccaccaccaccacttttATTCCAGTGACCTAAAATCACTATGAACAGGTGGCGGCAGTAATTCTGTTAATCACAGTTTCACATTATAATATTTCATAGAATACATGTACATAGCTATTACTATGAAACGTGGCATGGACTTAAATGTCAGTGCTGTGAGTATAGGGCTGTcactaatgattatttccatGATCTATAATTGTGCTGATTATTTTGTCGATTGATCGGTTAATTGTTTGGCCtataaaatgttgaatgttgtagtgaaaaatgcccttcACGTTTTCCAAcgtcttcaaattacttgttttttctgaaaaaaaaaaacagtttcctattatagaagacaaagaaaagccgCAACGTTTCAGattagagaagctggaaccagagatttttttttggcataaGCGTAATTAACgttaaacgattatcaaaatagatgccaattcattttctgttgattgactaatagATCAATCAACTAATCCACCATCCACAGCTCTAatttgttttgctgattttaCCCCCAGATCAAGTCTTCTGACTATCTAGCCATCTAGCTGTCACGTCTATTTTCATGCACAAGAACAATTAAGTAATTAAGTCTCCTCTTAAGTCCATCTAAAAACACTTACGACAGGTAGCAGTAGTGTCCATGTATAATTTAGTGAATCTTTTATGTATTGAAGTAGTATTTCACATGATTACAATTCAgaatgtatgtaaataaatattacagtaGATAATTACATGAGACAATGTTCAAAGATCATGAGTAATCATCAGATTATTAATGAgacatattttttcagtttcctTGACAAGATCAAATAACTTCAGAAAACTCTCTTAAGTCAGTGCAGCCTTTAAGACTGttgctataataataatagcataatgcaaataataaaaaattaaaaaattatggGATAGTAGGGTAAATAAAATGCTGGTGGTTTGGTCCATTGAACCATGAAGAATTTTGAAAAGATGAACttggaatttaaaaatgtaccaCTTGAGTTGAAGTTTGCTTCTCAAAAAGGCACTATTTAAAGAAAGTCAGGCTGCCTGTTATGTGAAGCTGTTCTAAAATTGTGAACTTTCTCCCTGTGTTTTGCAGAAAGTTTGTGTTCTTCAATATTCCTCAGATTCAGTACAAAAACCCATGGGTCCAAATAATGCTGTTCAAAAATATGACACCATCACCGTTCTTGAAGTTCTACCTGGGTGTGTAGCTTTGCAGTGTTTGacctgtattattattattgttgttgttgttattattattgttctgtATTGTTTCAAGCTTGGGCTGATCTCCTCTGTCTGTTTTGCAGATGACGGGGAGCAAGTTCTGGTGGATGTGGAAGGGGGGGACCACAAACAAATTTCACAACATGTGAAGAAGATTTTGGGCAAATCAGAGTAAGATATTCAGTTATTGCGAGTTCAGTGTGGACCGTGTTTCATGACCCCTACATGACTATGCTTGTTTGTCATTAGAGCTGGTTgatattaaataaatcaaatattaaatactTTTGACTATGTATGTTGGTATTGAAAATGTGATTGGTGCTCATGATGTTTACACACACGTTTTTCAAAGATTATAAGTAATGTGAatataatttttcatttcacttggTAAGATAAAAAAACTTAATTGAGATTCAGCCTGTAAGACCAGGTAAAGATAACATGGAAATTATATCACAATAAGCTAttgtattactttttaaaatgtctgctgtgaaaaaggcccatTCCTGCAGTGACCAGATGagttataaatgtatttattttactccCTCTCTGTTTACAGAGAAGTGTTACAAGCGGAGGCTCGAGCCAAAATGCAGGCCTCCAACCCCGCCAACTTTGGGCCAAAAAAGTACTGTCTGAGGGAGTGTATCTGTGAAGTGGAGGGCCAGGTGCCGTGTCCTGGCACCACGCCACTGCCCAAGGAGATGACAGGCAAATATCGAGCCCAGATGGCAGCGTCACAGGAGTGAGAAGCTGAGTTGACTGTTGTAGATTCATTGGACAGTATTGCGGCATTGTGATGTTAGGTTTGATTTTGTACGATTACATAAAAGGACTACCACATTGCATATTTTGATGTAAATATGTGTAACTATATGGGTCCTATTATGCTGTGTGCATTTTAAGATTGTCATTGGCTGAACTGAGACCTTCCAGTCCACCGTAAGCAGCAGGAACCTGTCAACACACGATGTTGTTTGGGCAGTCAATACATTGGTCCAGGTTTGGATAACTTGACGTCACACCTGGTGTGACCTGGTTGAAGAATCCACACATCTGGATGCGATTTACATCTAGCACAGTGACGACACTGCaatgtaaacattcaaataaaaactaatttgccTGTGCGGCTGTAGTTGTCGCTctatgtaaaacaaacaaatgaaaaatctaaaataatcattattacaatattttcaTGTGACGCAGGATCAAGTTGAGATTGATTAGACACAGTGTCACCAGATTTATGACAAGAACgagaaatgcaaacattttacagagacaacttttttttttttattggtgcTGAGATGGAATTTTCTAAAGTTAATAAAttgatgtctgtgtgtccaaaatgttttaattgtgcaATTATAGTTTTAAATGCAGACGTGTTAAGCAAATTAGCTAAAATCAACTGCTTACACACATTAAGAAGCTCCTCGAGTTATTCACACTGtcacaaaacatttacagtgtcACATGTTTGGCTTAAAATCTGTGGACGTCGCAGATAAGCAGGGCGAAATCAACAGACATcacaaaacactgtttttgtctCTAAAGAGAAATAATGACATTCTGACTGACAGGAAAGCACTATGACATATTCATGTAAGGACTTAGCAGCGCTGTGAGTGATAATACTTGCTGGCATTCATGTAGTGTTATTTATCTGACAAAAAAACCCCTTAAgtccaaaatgttgttttgaccTAAGATTTTAGTTGATCTTGCAATGTCCCTTTCAAATAGTATTTAGTATGTTCATGGTGAGTGCAGGGTGAATATACTTCTTAGATGAAACCACTGAACGGATAACATGCTTTACATACAGATCTAGGCCGACAGCATGGAACAGCAACGACATATTGAGAGATTTTATCAGTATGTCAAAATGTATACTGTAGTAGCTCGATAGAAAGACCAGCGTCAAACAGCACTTCAAAGACACGCGGACATGAATCATGCAACCCAAGTGCTCAGTTGGATCAGTCGTGCCACTGTAAACAATAAGATCACAACCTTTAGGGGTCGCACAGTAGGATGTGGAAAACACTTTGTTCTCTTGGCTCACTGGCATTTaagatgctttaaaaaaaaataaaaataaagatctAAAATGCAACCATGCCAAGGCCAACGTGACACAGACAGGACGCACAAAAAAGTGATTAATGAAGCAAAACTGCTTGAGTACAACTTTCATCTAAaccatgcagacagacagagaaagtgtcACTTAACAGGGACAGGTTAACATGTTCATTTGAATTCAGTTTTACAGAAAAAGCAACTTtaactgaaaaagaaattagCAAG
This sequence is a window from Siniperca chuatsi isolate FFG_IHB_CAS linkage group LG10, ASM2008510v1, whole genome shotgun sequence. Protein-coding genes within it:
- the mrps25 gene encoding 28S ribosomal protein S25, mitochondrial, whose protein sequence is MPMKGRFPIRRTLEYLQKGDIIFKNRVKIMTVNYNTHGELSDGARKFVFFNIPQIQYKNPWVQIMLFKNMTPSPFLKFYLDDGEQVLVDVEGGDHKQISQHVKKILGKSEEVLQAEARAKMQASNPANFGPKKYCLRECICEVEGQVPCPGTTPLPKEMTGKYRAQMAASQE